A single Amphiprion ocellaris isolate individual 3 ecotype Okinawa chromosome 1, ASM2253959v1, whole genome shotgun sequence DNA region contains:
- the calca gene encoding calcitonin/calcitonin-related polypeptide, alpha isoform X3, whose product MIMFKLWTLLLAYALIICQMYISQAAPSRTSKESMTDGLTLSDEDAQRLLKAVKEFMQITSDEQTADGNSNATVQKRGCNTSTCVTHRLADFLSRSGGLGHSNYVPTNVGAQAFGRRKRYGPV is encoded by the exons ATGATAATGTTTAAGCTCTGGACGCTCCTTCTTGCCTATGCACTGATCATTTGTCAGATGTACATCTCACAGGCAGCTCCATCCAG aacAAGTAAGGAGTCCATGACAGACGGACTCACACTATCAGACGAAGATGCTCAAAGGTTACTCAAAGCTGTCAAGGAGTTCATGCAGATCACCTCAGATGAGCAAACAGCTGACGGTAACAG CAATGCTACAGTACAAAAGCGGGGCTGCAACACATCCACCTGTGTAACCCACCGTTTGGCTGACTTTTTGAGTCGGTCAGGGGGTCTGGGACACAGCAACTATGTTCCCACCAACGTTGGTGCCCAGGCGTTTGGCAGGCGGAAGCGGTATGGTCCTGTGTGA
- the calca gene encoding calcitonin/calcitonin-related polypeptide, alpha isoform X1 has translation MCFPQVIMIMFKLWTLLLAYALIICQMYISQAAPSRTSKESMTDGLTLSDEDAQRLLKAVKEFMQITSDEQTADGNSLDRPMSKRCTGLSTCVLGKLSQDIHKLQTYPRTDVGAGTPGKKRSLSEQYESYSNSYN, from the exons ATGTGTTTTCCACAGGTAATCATGATAATGTTTAAGCTCTGGACGCTCCTTCTTGCCTATGCACTGATCATTTGTCAGATGTACATCTCACAGGCAGCTCCATCCAG aacAAGTAAGGAGTCCATGACAGACGGACTCACACTATCAGACGAAGATGCTCAAAGGTTACTCAAAGCTGTCAAGGAGTTCATGCAGATCACCTCAGATGAGCAAACAGCTGACGGTAACAG CTTGGATAGACCCATGTCTAAGCGATGCACCGGCTTAAGCACTTGTGTGCTGGGCAAACTCTCCCAGGATATTCACAAACTACAAACCTATCCTCGCACTGATGTGGGAGCAGGGACACCTGGCAAgaagagaagtctgtctgagCAATACGAAAGCTACAGCAACTCATACAACTGA
- the calca gene encoding calcitonin/calcitonin-related polypeptide, alpha isoform X2, whose amino-acid sequence MIMFKLWTLLLAYALIICQMYISQAAPSRTSKESMTDGLTLSDEDAQRLLKAVKEFMQITSDEQTADGNSLDRPMSKRCTGLSTCVLGKLSQDIHKLQTYPRTDVGAGTPGKKRSLSEQYESYSNSYN is encoded by the exons ATGATAATGTTTAAGCTCTGGACGCTCCTTCTTGCCTATGCACTGATCATTTGTCAGATGTACATCTCACAGGCAGCTCCATCCAG aacAAGTAAGGAGTCCATGACAGACGGACTCACACTATCAGACGAAGATGCTCAAAGGTTACTCAAAGCTGTCAAGGAGTTCATGCAGATCACCTCAGATGAGCAAACAGCTGACGGTAACAG CTTGGATAGACCCATGTCTAAGCGATGCACCGGCTTAAGCACTTGTGTGCTGGGCAAACTCTCCCAGGATATTCACAAACTACAAACCTATCCTCGCACTGATGTGGGAGCAGGGACACCTGGCAAgaagagaagtctgtctgagCAATACGAAAGCTACAGCAACTCATACAACTGA